The Devosia sp. YIM 151766 genome includes a region encoding these proteins:
- a CDS encoding pyridoxal-phosphate dependent enzyme: protein MGGGHSARRGASGNGDTCSFGSIARLSRHFAFFKDESAHATGSLKHRLAHSLLLASICDGSVTQGVPLIDASSGSTAVSEAYYAQLLGLDFYAVVPRGLSLSKQKAILQYGGRLKFVEHASSIYPAAKTLAQDIGGHFLDQFTNAERAIDWRRNNIAESIFQQMQDEPAIAWIVMGAGTGGTASTIGRHIRYSGRATRLCVPDVEYSAFYDGWASGDRSATCEAGSRIEGVGRPRVEPSFLPDVVDAMVKIPDAASIAACRFVSDHLGRRVGGSTGANFLGAIWAADQMRKTGQSGSIVTLICDDGDRYADTYFCDDWLNTNDLIIAHFLPMVEAAFGGKMLHPDMFLRQSVRKE from the coding sequence ATGGGCGGTGGACATTCTGCTCGCCGAGGCGCGAGCGGGAATGGAGACACCTGTTCTTTCGGTTCCATTGCCCGCCTTTCCCGGCATTTCGCTTTTTTTAAGGATGAATCCGCCCATGCAACCGGCAGTCTAAAGCACCGGTTGGCGCATTCGCTGCTCCTTGCCTCTATTTGCGACGGCTCCGTTACCCAGGGCGTCCCGCTGATCGATGCATCCTCGGGCTCTACGGCTGTGAGCGAGGCTTATTACGCTCAACTTCTCGGCTTGGATTTTTATGCCGTCGTTCCGCGTGGTCTAAGCCTCAGTAAGCAGAAGGCCATACTCCAATATGGCGGGAGACTGAAATTCGTGGAGCACGCTTCCTCTATCTATCCAGCTGCAAAGACGCTGGCGCAAGATATTGGTGGGCATTTCCTGGATCAGTTTACCAACGCGGAACGCGCCATAGACTGGCGGCGAAACAATATTGCAGAATCGATTTTCCAGCAGATGCAAGACGAGCCGGCTATCGCCTGGATTGTCATGGGCGCAGGAACAGGCGGCACGGCATCCACCATCGGCCGGCATATCCGCTATTCGGGGCGGGCTACCAGATTATGCGTGCCGGATGTCGAATATTCGGCATTCTACGACGGCTGGGCAAGCGGCGACAGATCCGCAACCTGCGAAGCTGGTTCGCGTATCGAAGGTGTAGGCCGACCCCGCGTCGAACCCTCATTTCTGCCCGATGTTGTCGACGCGATGGTCAAGATACCTGATGCGGCCTCTATTGCAGCCTGCCGTTTCGTTTCTGACCATCTCGGTCGGCGAGTGGGTGGATCGACAGGCGCCAATTTCCTCGGAGCCATCTGGGCCGCAGACCAGATGCGCAAGACCGGCCAGAGCGGCTCGATCGTGACGTTAATTTGTGATGATGGGGATCGGTATGCGGATACGTATTTCTGTGACGACTGGCTGAACACAAATGATCTGATTATTGCGCACTTCCTGCCGATGGTCGAAGCCGCATTTGGTGGGAAAATGCTTCATCCGGACATGTTCTTGCGCCAGTCGGTTCGGAAGGAATGA
- the rplU gene encoding 50S ribosomal protein L21 produces MTFAVIKTGGKQYKVAADDVIKIEKLEAEAGDIVTFDQVLMVGDIVGAPLVEGALVAAELVETKKQKTVIVFKKRRRHNSRTRNGHRQLLSTVRITEILTGGAKPTVKAAAKAEKTETTAAKAPAKKSEAKAETKAAAPQAEAAAEAPAKKPAAKKAAAAKTDNAADKPAKKAPAKKAEAKADKE; encoded by the coding sequence ATGACTTTCGCCGTTATCAAGACGGGCGGCAAGCAGTACAAGGTTGCTGCCGACGACGTCATCAAGATCGAAAAGCTCGAGGCCGAGGCCGGTGACATCGTCACCTTCGACCAGGTCCTCATGGTCGGCGACATTGTCGGCGCCCCGCTGGTGGAAGGCGCCCTGGTCGCTGCCGAACTGGTGGAAACCAAGAAGCAGAAGACCGTCATCGTCTTCAAGAAGCGCCGCCGCCACAATTCGCGGACCCGCAATGGCCACCGCCAGCTGCTGTCGACCGTGCGCATCACCGAGATTCTGACCGGCGGCGCCAAGCCGACCGTCAAGGCTGCCGCCAAGGCCGAAAAGACCGAGACCACGGCCGCCAAGGCCCCGGCCAAGAAGAGCGAAGCCAAGGCCGAGACCAAGGCCGCCGCGCCTCAGGCCGAAGCCGCCGCCGAGGCGCCCGCCAAGAAGCCGGCTGCCAAGAAGGCCGCCGCCGCCAAGACAGACAATGCCGCCGACAAGCCGGCGAAGAAGGCCCCGGCCAAGAAGGCTGAAGCCAAGGCCGACAAGGAATAA
- a CDS encoding glutamate-5-semialdehyde dehydrogenase, with amino-acid sequence MNALDQQAATIPALMAEIGRNARIGARALAIATPEQKRTALLTAAGAINAHRRKILAANELDMAAAKEKGISGAFLDRLLLNDARIDGIIEAVTIIAELPDPVGATIAEWDRPNGLHIERVRTPLGVIGVIFESRPNVTADAGALCIKSGNAVILRGGSDSFHSSRAIVDCLLDGLHLAGLPTECVQLVPVTDRAAVGEMLKGLDHHIDVIVPRGGKSLVARVQSEARVPVFAHLEGLVHVYIDKSADLDKAVAITLNAKMRRTGICGAAETLLVHKDVAATHLRPIIEALIAKGCEIRGDETVMSMIPEASAASEQDWKTEYEEAIIAVKIVDSLEAAIAHIEHYSSHHTEAIIAEDPAAVEKFFNEIDSAILVHNASTQFADGGEFGFGGEIGIATGKMHARGPVGVEQLTSFKYRVRGNGQLRP; translated from the coding sequence ATGAACGCTCTCGACCAACAGGCTGCGACCATTCCCGCTTTGATGGCCGAAATCGGCCGCAACGCCCGCATCGGCGCGCGGGCGCTCGCCATCGCCACCCCCGAGCAGAAGCGCACCGCCCTGCTCACCGCCGCCGGCGCCATCAATGCCCATCGCCGGAAAATCCTCGCCGCCAATGAACTCGACATGGCGGCGGCGAAGGAAAAGGGCATTTCCGGCGCTTTCCTCGACCGTCTGCTGCTCAATGATGCCCGCATCGACGGCATTATCGAGGCGGTGACCATTATCGCCGAACTGCCCGATCCGGTCGGCGCGACGATTGCCGAATGGGATCGGCCCAATGGCCTGCATATCGAGCGCGTCCGCACTCCGCTCGGCGTCATCGGCGTCATCTTCGAGAGCCGTCCCAATGTCACCGCCGATGCCGGGGCGCTGTGCATCAAATCGGGCAATGCCGTGATCCTGCGCGGCGGCTCCGACAGCTTCCACTCGTCCCGCGCCATCGTCGACTGCCTGCTCGATGGCCTGCACCTGGCCGGCCTGCCCACGGAATGCGTGCAATTGGTGCCGGTCACCGACCGCGCGGCGGTGGGCGAGATGCTCAAGGGCCTCGATCACCATATCGACGTCATCGTGCCGCGCGGCGGTAAGTCGCTGGTCGCCCGCGTCCAGTCCGAGGCGCGGGTGCCGGTCTTCGCTCATCTCGAAGGCCTGGTCCATGTCTATATCGACAAGAGCGCCGACCTCGACAAAGCCGTCGCCATCACCCTCAACGCCAAGATGCGCCGCACCGGCATTTGCGGCGCCGCCGAGACGCTGCTGGTCCACAAGGACGTCGCCGCCACCCATCTCCGGCCCATCATCGAAGCCTTGATCGCCAAGGGCTGCGAAATTCGCGGCGACGAAACCGTCATGTCGATGATCCCCGAGGCCAGCGCCGCGTCGGAACAGGACTGGAAGACCGAATATGAAGAGGCCATCATCGCGGTGAAAATCGTCGACAGCCTCGAAGCGGCCATTGCCCATATCGAGCATTATTCCAGCCACCATACCGAAGCCATCATCGCCGAGGACCCGGCCGCCGTCGAAAAATTCTTCAATGAAATCGACTCGGCCATTCTCGTGCACAACGCCTCCACCCAATTCGCCGATGGCGGCGAATTCGGCTTCGGCGGCGAAATCGGCATCGCCACCGGCAAAATGCATGCCCGCGGCCCGGTCGGCGTCGAACAGCTCACCAGCTTCAAATACCGCGTCCGCGGCAACGGACAATTGCGGCCTTGA
- the obgE gene encoding GTPase ObgE, translating to MKFLDQAKVYIKSGSGGSGAVSFRREKFIEFGGPDGGNGGRGGDVVAVCADGLNTLIDFRYQQHFRAETGVHGMGQNRTGADGADIVLRVPKGTQIFEEDQETLIADFTEVGQRVVLLKGGNGGFGNAYFKTSSNQAPRRANPGQEGVEKGIWLRLKLIADAGLVGQPNAGKSTFLAAVSAAKPKIADYPFTTLHPNLGVVRLGEREFVLADIPGLIEGASEGVGIGDRFLGHIERCGVLIHLVDGTNEDVAHTYNAIRHELAAYADILADKPEIVVLNKTDALTPDELEDKVKALEKASKAEIRTISGVTGAGVEQVLWDVFHILDAEKAELAERENQQAATKWTP from the coding sequence ATGAAATTTCTCGATCAGGCCAAGGTCTATATCAAATCCGGCTCCGGCGGCTCCGGCGCCGTCAGCTTCCGCCGCGAGAAATTCATCGAATTCGGCGGTCCCGATGGCGGCAATGGCGGCCGCGGCGGCGATGTCGTCGCCGTCTGCGCCGATGGCCTCAATACGCTGATCGATTTCCGCTATCAGCAGCATTTCCGCGCCGAAACCGGCGTGCATGGCATGGGCCAGAACCGCACCGGCGCCGATGGCGCCGATATCGTGCTGCGCGTGCCCAAGGGCACGCAGATTTTCGAGGAGGACCAGGAAACCCTCATCGCCGATTTCACCGAGGTGGGCCAGCGCGTCGTGCTGCTCAAGGGCGGCAATGGCGGCTTCGGCAATGCCTATTTCAAGACCTCGTCCAACCAGGCCCCCCGCCGCGCCAATCCCGGCCAGGAAGGCGTCGAAAAGGGCATCTGGCTGCGTTTGAAGCTCATCGCCGATGCGGGGCTGGTCGGCCAGCCCAATGCCGGCAAGTCGACCTTCCTCGCCGCCGTCTCCGCCGCCAAGCCCAAGATCGCCGATTATCCCTTCACCACCCTGCATCCCAATCTGGGCGTGGTGCGGCTCGGCGAGCGCGAATTCGTGCTGGCCGACATTCCCGGCCTCATCGAGGGCGCCAGCGAAGGCGTCGGCATCGGCGACCGCTTTCTCGGCCATATCGAGCGCTGCGGCGTGCTCATCCATCTGGTCGACGGCACCAATGAAGACGTCGCCCATACCTATAACGCCATCCGCCACGAACTGGCCGCCTATGCCGACATCCTCGCCGACAAGCCCGAAATCGTCGTGCTCAACAAGACCGACGCCCTGACGCCGGACGAGCTCGAGGACAAGGTCAAGGCGCTCGAAAAGGCCAGTAAGGCCGAAATCCGCACCATTTCCGGGGTCACCGGCGCCGGTGTCGAACAGGTGCTCTGGGACGTGTTCCACATTCTCGACGCCGAAAAGGCCGAGCTGGCCGAACGCGAGAACCAGCAGGCGGCAACAAAATGGACGCCGTGA
- a CDS encoding nicotinate-nucleotide adenylyltransferase, translating into MSAIPGITELPPSAAGMRIGLFGGSFNPIHDGHLLVMEETLRRLQLDALWVLVTPGNPLKNNSGLPSLEQRVRAARARITHPRIRVTGFEAARGFAYTWQTIRFLTRTLPDRRFVWIMGADSLADFHRWERWRDIAAMIPIAVYVRPGVGRRALASRAAAALDHAQLDEAAGPLLARARPPAWIYLQGKQSMLSSSSIRAATGTN; encoded by the coding sequence ATGAGCGCCATTCCCGGCATCACCGAATTGCCCCCCTCCGCCGCCGGCATGCGCATTGGTCTGTTCGGGGGCAGCTTCAATCCCATTCATGACGGGCACCTGCTGGTCATGGAGGAAACGCTGCGCCGTCTCCAGCTCGACGCGCTCTGGGTGCTCGTCACCCCCGGCAACCCGCTCAAGAACAATTCCGGCCTGCCCTCGCTGGAGCAGCGGGTCCGCGCCGCCAGGGCCCGCATCACCCATCCGCGCATCCGCGTCACCGGCTTCGAGGCCGCCAGGGGCTTTGCCTATACCTGGCAGACCATCCGCTTCCTGACCCGCACCCTGCCCGACCGGCGCTTCGTCTGGATCATGGGCGCCGACAGCCTCGCCGATTTCCACCGCTGGGAACGCTGGCGCGATATCGCCGCCATGATCCCCATCGCCGTCTATGTCCGGCCCGGGGTCGGCCGGCGGGCCCTGGCCTCCCGGGCCGCGGCAGCGCTCGACCATGCCCAGCTCGACGAAGCCGCCGGCCCGCTGCTCGCCCGGGCCAGGCCCCCCGCCTGGATCTATCTGCAAGGCAAGCAATCCATGCTGTCGTCCAGCTCGATCCGGGCCGCAACCGGCACAAATTAA
- a CDS encoding peptidoglycan DD-metalloendopeptidase family protein, whose translation MSLPPASVIKILLTGLLLCGLAGAPSLAQGEAEPVEAAPAELRPGLPLDPSQAAEDTEDISDEPGMATAENSASDLEQVESSLTLSRERIEALKAEIDAMEGDRIQQNAALIAAGQRVKLAEIEVADIEERLADLIVREFEVRGRLDGADAEIANVFAALQRISLNPPPALIVDPADALGSARSAMLIAAIVPQLRQRADSVATDLKALTDIKAAALAEEDILKANHQVLEEEQLRIATLIAARKQGIAHMSAELEAEQAEAMALAERAGTLRELIAALSERVAAGATAAPANTDPDLPQLSREAIELAFADSARSQPAVPFPLARGYLVQPANGSPAMNFGDNDGRGGIAQGQSILTRAEAQVLAPADGWVLYKGPYLNYGQIVILNTGNGYTALLAGLDVITAEIGQFVQMGEPLGLMGSRTIGRTVTTNAGNDQPTLYIELRQNNESFDPALWWADNEQTG comes from the coding sequence ATGTCCTTGCCGCCGGCAAGCGTGATCAAGATCCTGCTGACCGGCCTGCTGCTTTGCGGGCTTGCCGGCGCGCCATCGCTCGCCCAGGGCGAGGCCGAACCCGTCGAGGCGGCGCCGGCCGAATTGCGGCCCGGCCTGCCGCTCGACCCGTCCCAAGCCGCTGAAGATACTGAAGATATTTCCGACGAGCCGGGTATGGCGACGGCCGAGAACAGCGCCTCCGATCTCGAACAGGTCGAATCCTCCCTGACCCTTAGCCGCGAGCGCATCGAGGCGCTCAAGGCCGAGATCGACGCCATGGAAGGCGATAGAATCCAGCAGAACGCCGCGCTCATCGCCGCCGGCCAGCGCGTCAAGCTGGCCGAAATCGAAGTGGCCGATATCGAGGAACGCCTGGCCGATCTCATCGTCCGCGAATTCGAAGTCCGCGGACGCCTCGATGGCGCCGACGCCGAAATCGCCAATGTTTTCGCGGCCTTGCAGCGGATTTCACTCAATCCGCCACCGGCGCTCATCGTCGATCCCGCCGACGCCCTGGGCTCAGCCCGCAGTGCCATGCTCATCGCCGCCATCGTCCCGCAATTGCGCCAAAGAGCCGATAGCGTCGCCACCGACCTCAAGGCCCTGACCGACATCAAGGCCGCGGCGCTGGCCGAGGAAGATATCCTCAAGGCCAATCACCAAGTGCTTGAAGAAGAACAGCTTCGCATCGCCACCCTGATCGCGGCCCGCAAGCAGGGCATCGCCCATATGAGCGCCGAGCTCGAAGCCGAGCAGGCCGAAGCCATGGCCCTGGCCGAACGCGCCGGCACCCTGCGCGAACTGATCGCCGCCTTGTCCGAACGGGTCGCCGCCGGCGCCACCGCTGCCCCCGCCAATACCGACCCGGACCTGCCGCAGCTATCGCGCGAAGCCATCGAACTGGCTTTCGCCGACAGCGCCCGCAGCCAGCCGGCCGTGCCCTTCCCCCTGGCCCGGGGCTATCTGGTGCAGCCGGCCAATGGCAGCCCCGCCATGAATTTCGGCGACAATGACGGCCGGGGCGGCATTGCCCAGGGCCAGTCGATCCTGACGCGCGCCGAGGCCCAGGTGCTCGCCCCCGCCGATGGCTGGGTGCTTTATAAGGGGCCTTACCTCAATTATGGCCAGATCGTCATTCTCAATACCGGCAATGGCTACACCGCCCTGCTGGCAGGGCTGGACGTCATCACCGCCGAAATCGGGCAATTCGTGCAAATGGGCGAGCCGCTGGGACTTATGGGATCACGCACAATTGGACGGACGGTCACCACCAATGCTGGTAACGACCAGCCGACCCTCTATATTGAACTCCGACAGAACAACGAGTCCTTCGATCCCGCCTTGTGGTGGGCAGACAACGAACAGACGGGATAA
- the proB gene encoding glutamate 5-kinase — protein MSANQPLAPYRRVTIKIGSALLVDKAGQLRADWLAGLAEDIAALKAENREIVIVSSGAIALGRSLLGLSATTLTLEQSQAAASAGQIALSQAWAAALGRHGIVTGQILITPNITEERRYFLNARTTIRTLLGLGAIPIINENDSVATAEIRYGDNDRLSARVATMIEADLLVLLSDIDGLYTAPPAKDPDAVHIPLVEAITPAIEAMAGGAASHLSRGGMTTKVEAGKIATLAGTAMIIAKGTEPHPLATLTAGGKHTLFHAATGRAQSRKRWIMGTLAVAGSVQIDGGAVRALKQGRSLLPVGVTRIAGNFQRGDTIAIIAPDGREIARGLSGLDSADARRVMGRQSDTITALLGADSRSELVHRDNLVLLGAKEEVEP, from the coding sequence ATGAGTGCCAATCAGCCCCTCGCGCCCTATCGCCGCGTCACCATCAAGATCGGCTCGGCCCTCCTGGTCGACAAGGCCGGCCAATTGCGCGCCGACTGGCTCGCCGGCCTGGCCGAGGATATCGCCGCGCTCAAGGCCGAGAACCGCGAGATCGTCATCGTTTCCTCCGGCGCCATCGCCCTGGGCCGCTCCCTGCTCGGCCTCTCGGCCACCACGCTGACATTGGAACAGAGTCAGGCCGCGGCCAGCGCCGGCCAGATTGCCCTGTCCCAGGCCTGGGCCGCGGCGCTGGGCCGGCACGGCATCGTCACCGGCCAGATTCTCATCACCCCCAATATCACCGAGGAGCGCCGCTACTTCCTCAATGCCCGCACCACGATCCGCACCCTTTTGGGGCTGGGGGCCATTCCCATCATCAACGAGAATGACAGCGTCGCCACCGCCGAGATCCGCTATGGCGACAATGACCGCCTCTCGGCCCGCGTCGCCACCATGATCGAGGCGGACCTCCTGGTCCTGCTCTCCGATATCGACGGGCTCTATACCGCCCCGCCGGCCAAGGACCCCGACGCCGTCCATATTCCGCTGGTCGAGGCCATCACCCCGGCCATCGAGGCCATGGCCGGCGGCGCCGCGAGCCATCTGTCGCGCGGCGGCATGACCACCAAGGTCGAGGCCGGCAAGATCGCCACCCTGGCCGGCACCGCCATGATCATCGCCAAAGGCACCGAGCCCCATCCGCTCGCCACCCTGACGGCGGGCGGCAAGCACACCCTGTTCCACGCCGCCACCGGGCGCGCCCAGTCGCGCAAGCGCTGGATCATGGGTACGCTCGCCGTGGCCGGAAGCGTCCAGATCGATGGCGGCGCCGTGCGCGCCCTCAAGCAGGGCCGCTCGCTGCTGCCGGTCGGCGTCACCCGCATCGCCGGCAATTTTCAACGCGGCGACACCATCGCTATTATCGCCCCCGATGGCCGCGAGATTGCCCGGGGCCTGTCCGGTCTCGACAGTGCCGATGCCCGCCGCGTCATGGGCCGGCAGAGCGACACCATCACCGCCCTGCTCGGCGCGGACAGCCGTTCCGAGCTGGTGCATCGCGACAATCTGGTGCTGCTCGGCGCCAAGGAGGAAGTGGAACCATGA
- the rsfS gene encoding ribosome silencing factor, translating into MAALPENTSATPAAIAGRKTLIDLILDILDDAKAEETVAVDITGKSSLADHMVVTSGRSHRHVAAIADQVVTALRDHGHGKPRVEGLPHADWVLVDAGDVILHIFRPEVREFYNIEKMWQADFAADQH; encoded by the coding sequence ATGGCCGCGCTGCCCGAAAACACCTCCGCCACTCCGGCCGCAATCGCCGGTCGGAAAACCCTGATCGACCTCATTCTCGACATTCTCGATGACGCCAAGGCCGAAGAGACGGTCGCGGTCGATATTACCGGCAAGTCCTCGCTGGCCGACCATATGGTCGTGACCTCGGGCCGCTCGCACCGCCATGTCGCCGCCATCGCCGACCAGGTGGTCACGGCCCTGCGCGACCATGGCCATGGCAAGCCCCGCGTCGAGGGCCTGCCGCATGCCGACTGGGTCCTGGTCGATGCCGGCGACGTCATTCTCCATATCTTCCGCCCCGAAGTGCGCGAATTCTACAATATCGAAAAGATGTGGCAGGCCGATTTCGCCGCCGACCAGCACTGA
- the rlmH gene encoding 23S rRNA (pseudouridine(1915)-N(3))-methyltransferase RlmH has protein sequence MRVAIAAVGRMKNGPERELVARYLDRAAAAGRPLALTGFAIAETSESRAGSASSRKLEEARALRAALPEGVVVALDERGQSLTSDAFAHRLGRWRDDGRPAVSFVIGGADGLDPELVKAADLVVSFSPMVWPHQLVRIMLAEQLYRATTILAGHPYHRGE, from the coding sequence ATGCGCGTCGCCATCGCCGCCGTGGGCCGCATGAAGAACGGGCCGGAGCGCGAGCTCGTGGCCCGTTATCTCGACCGTGCCGCGGCGGCGGGCCGGCCGCTGGCCTTGACCGGCTTCGCCATCGCCGAAACCTCCGAGTCCCGCGCCGGCTCGGCTTCGTCCCGCAAGCTTGAGGAAGCCCGCGCCCTCCGCGCCGCCCTGCCCGAGGGCGTGGTCGTGGCGCTGGACGAGCGCGGCCAGTCGCTGACCTCCGACGCCTTCGCCCATCGGCTCGGCCGCTGGCGCGACGATGGCCGCCCGGCGGTGAGCTTCGTCATCGGCGGCGCCGATGGCCTCGATCCCGAACTGGTCAAGGCGGCCGATCTGGTCGTCAGTTTCTCGCCCATGGTCTGGCCGCATCAACTCGTGCGCATCATGCTCGCCGAGCAACTTTATCGCGCCACTACCATATTGGCGGGCCATCCCTATCATCGCGGCGAATAG
- a CDS encoding GNAT family N-acetyltransferase — MSTLKHRLPATLVTPRLVLTAPTMAHAAAIAEHCNNENLHKWMSRLPFPYTGDDARFFVENIVPSAAEACYGLLLDGNLIGVVGLSFSPGQAPELGYWLGERHWGHGYATEAAAALVAAARAAGATALRSRALLANAASRKVLSKLGFTEIGVATDRDGNLQGQQLAIMALDLSR; from the coding sequence ATGAGCACTTTGAAGCATCGCCTGCCCGCAACGCTCGTCACCCCGCGTCTGGTGCTGACCGCGCCGACCATGGCGCACGCGGCGGCGATCGCGGAACATTGCAACAATGAAAATCTCCACAAATGGATGAGCCGCCTGCCCTTTCCCTATACCGGGGACGACGCCCGCTTCTTCGTTGAGAACATCGTGCCCAGCGCGGCCGAGGCCTGCTATGGCCTGCTGCTCGACGGCAATTTGATCGGCGTTGTCGGCCTTTCGTTCAGCCCCGGACAGGCGCCCGAACTCGGCTATTGGCTGGGCGAACGCCATTGGGGCCATGGCTATGCCACCGAGGCCGCCGCCGCCCTCGTCGCCGCCGCCCGCGCGGCGGGTGCCACGGCATTGCGCTCCCGCGCCCTCCTCGCCAATGCCGCATCGCGCAAGGTGCTGAGCAAGCTCGGCTTTACCGAAATCGGCGTGGCCACGGATCGGGACGGCAATCTCCAGGGCCAGCAACTGGCCATCATGGCGCTGGATTTATCGAGATGA
- the rpmA gene encoding 50S ribosomal protein L27 yields the protein MAHKKAGGSSRNGRDSAGRRLGVKKFGGEAVVAGNIIVRQRGTKWAVGSGVGLGRDHTIFALVDGKVAFRTRANAKVHVSVVPAEAAE from the coding sequence ATGGCACATAAGAAAGCAGGCGGTTCATCCCGCAACGGTCGTGATTCCGCTGGCCGTCGTCTCGGCGTGAAGAAGTTCGGTGGCGAAGCGGTCGTCGCCGGCAATATCATCGTGCGCCAGCGCGGCACCAAATGGGCCGTGGGCTCCGGCGTCGGCCTGGGCCGGGATCACACCATTTTCGCCCTTGTCGACGGCAAGGTCGCCTTCCGCACCCGCGCCAATGCCAAAGTGCACGTTTCCGTCGTCCCGGCAGAGGCCGCCGAATAA
- a CDS encoding GNAT family N-acetyltransferase: MTRLRTKRLILRQPHGEDAPALAAYLNDFAVAGNLARVPFPYRLADALAWLATRRPDMPADQTNFAIEVDGAYAGQVGFHPGPHGPIIGYWLGQPFWGRGIMSEAAAASLDWFFTASSAPVIYSGVFHFNAASLAIQKKLGFTETGRSSLLCLARGVEVEHIDTQLTQSAWKARRL; the protein is encoded by the coding sequence ATGACCCGGCTGCGCACCAAACGGCTGATCCTGCGCCAGCCCCATGGGGAAGATGCGCCGGCGCTGGCCGCTTATCTCAACGATTTCGCCGTTGCCGGCAATCTGGCGCGCGTGCCCTTTCCTTATCGCCTGGCGGATGCCCTGGCCTGGCTGGCGACGCGCCGGCCCGACATGCCGGCCGACCAGACCAATTTCGCCATCGAGGTGGACGGCGCCTATGCCGGCCAGGTCGGCTTCCATCCCGGCCCTCATGGCCCGATCATCGGCTATTGGCTCGGCCAGCCCTTCTGGGGCCGCGGCATCATGAGCGAGGCGGCGGCGGCGAGCCTCGACTGGTTCTTCACGGCCAGCAGCGCGCCGGTAATCTATTCCGGCGTCTTCCATTTCAACGCCGCTTCCCTCGCCATCCAGAAGAAGCTCGGATTTACCGAGACCGGCCGCTCCAGCCTGCTCTGCCTTGCGCGCGGCGTCGAGGTGGAGCATATCGACACCCAACTCACCCAGAGCGCCTGGAAGGCAAGACGGCTATGA
- a CDS encoding MBL fold metallo-hydrolase, protein MVTRRSIIAGMAGLPFAGLAASRFVHAQESPIPDLISTSAGDLVIHPVEHASLVLEWDGKAIYVDPVGGADLYAGLPAPSAILITHGHGDHFDVPTLEAIAGEAPLLTNGAVFDQLPAALQAKATALANGEAGTILDIPVRAIAAHNTTADRMGYHPVGVGNGYVLTFGDTNIYIAGDTEPHEDMLALRDIAVAFLPMNLPYTMTPDQAVAAINIFKPGIVYPYHYGDSDLSPLETDIDPGVEVRLRNWYPNGG, encoded by the coding sequence ATGGTTACGCGCCGCAGCATTATTGCCGGCATGGCGGGCCTGCCCTTTGCCGGGCTCGCCGCCAGCCGCTTCGTTCACGCCCAGGAGAGCCCGATACCCGACCTCATTTCCACCAGCGCCGGCGATCTCGTCATCCATCCCGTTGAGCATGCCAGTCTGGTGCTCGAATGGGACGGCAAGGCTATCTATGTCGATCCCGTGGGCGGTGCCGATCTTTATGCCGGCCTGCCCGCCCCCTCCGCCATTCTCATCACCCATGGCCATGGCGATCATTTCGACGTGCCGACCCTGGAGGCCATTGCCGGCGAGGCGCCGCTGCTGACCAATGGCGCGGTCTTCGACCAGCTCCCCGCAGCGCTCCAGGCCAAGGCCACTGCGCTGGCCAATGGCGAAGCCGGCACCATTCTCGACATTCCCGTCCGCGCCATCGCCGCCCACAACACCACCGCGGACCGCATGGGCTATCATCCCGTCGGCGTCGGCAATGGCTATGTGCTCACCTTCGGCGATACCAATATCTATATAGCCGGCGACACCGAGCCCCATGAGGACATGCTGGCCCTGCGCGACATCGCCGTGGCCTTCCTGCCGATGAACCTGCCCTATACAATGACGCCGGACCAGGCGGTGGCGGCGATCAATATCTTCAAACCCGGCATCGTCTATCCCTATCATTATGGCGACAGCGATCTCAGCCCGCTCGAAACCGATATCGATCCGGGGGTGGAAGTGCGCCTGCGCAATTGGTATCCGAACGGCGGCTGA